One Chroicocephalus ridibundus chromosome 22, bChrRid1.1, whole genome shotgun sequence DNA window includes the following coding sequences:
- the FAM174C gene encoding protein FAM174C isoform X2, translating to MATPRRLWQLLLRANGGSEGERALRGGTAGSARPGPARNGAAPERAVRLRRARSGPALRRTVPPPPRRGSAPPGPAMVRPEPLCLLLLLLHAGRAASPAPSATPIPLNGTEAARAAGNGTRPGPTPGSVLPAGSGLPVLKRAVYVLSALSALAALYFLLRAFRLKKPQRKKYGLLSNYDENIEMASFDSDEDTVFETKNLRR from the exons ATGGCGACGCCGAGGCGGTTGTGGCAGCTGTTGTTGAGGGCGAATGGCGGCTCTGAGGGAGAACGGGCGTTGCGAGGGGGAACGGCGGGCTCTGCGCGTCCTGGGCCGGCCCGGAACGGCGCTGCCCCGGAACGCGCCGTGCGGCTCCGGCGGGCCCGGTCGGGGCCTGCGCTGCGCCGCACCGTCCCGCCACCGCCTCGCCGAGGCTCTGCTCCGCCCGGCCCGGCCATGGTGCGGCCGgagcccctctgcctcctccttctcctcctgcacgCCGGCCGGGCCGCCTCCCCGGCTCCTTCGGCCACCCCGATCCCGCTCAACGGCACGgaggcggcgcgggcggcggggaaCGGGACGCGGCCGGGCCCGACGCCGGGGTCGGTGCTGCCGGCGGGGTCGGGGCTGCCGGTGCTGAAGCGGGCGGTGTATGTGCTGAGCGCTCTCTCCGCCCTTGCCGCGCTCTATTTCCTCCTGAGGGCGTTCCG GTTGAAGAAGCCTCAGCGGAAGAAGTACGGCCTTCTGTCAAATTACGACGAGAACATAGAGATGGCCTCGTTCGACAGCGACGAGGACACGGTGTTCGAAACGAAAAATCTGAGGCG atga
- the FAM174C gene encoding protein FAM174C isoform X1, with the protein MATPRRLWQLLLRANGGSEGERALRGGTAGSARPGPARNGAAPERAVRLRRARSGPALRRTVPPPPRRGSAPPGPAMVRPEPLCLLLLLLHAGRAASPAPSATPIPLNGTEAARAAGNGTRPGPTPGSVLPAGSGLPVLKRAVYVLSALSALAALYFLLRAFRLRSERPRNEPKTRSRLKKPQRKKYGLLSNYDENIEMASFDSDEDTVFETKNLRR; encoded by the exons ATGGCGACGCCGAGGCGGTTGTGGCAGCTGTTGTTGAGGGCGAATGGCGGCTCTGAGGGAGAACGGGCGTTGCGAGGGGGAACGGCGGGCTCTGCGCGTCCTGGGCCGGCCCGGAACGGCGCTGCCCCGGAACGCGCCGTGCGGCTCCGGCGGGCCCGGTCGGGGCCTGCGCTGCGCCGCACCGTCCCGCCACCGCCTCGCCGAGGCTCTGCTCCGCCCGGCCCGGCCATGGTGCGGCCGgagcccctctgcctcctccttctcctcctgcacgCCGGCCGGGCCGCCTCCCCGGCTCCTTCGGCCACCCCGATCCCGCTCAACGGCACGgaggcggcgcgggcggcggggaaCGGGACGCGGCCGGGCCCGACGCCGGGGTCGGTGCTGCCGGCGGGGTCGGGGCTGCCGGTGCTGAAGCGGGCGGTGTATGTGCTGAGCGCTCTCTCCGCCCTTGCCGCGCTCTATTTCCTCCTGAGGGCGTTCCG ccTCAGGTCGGAGAGACCCCGAAATGAGCCCAAAACTCGTTCCAGGTTGAAGAAGCCTCAGCGGAAGAAGTACGGCCTTCTGTCAAATTACGACGAGAACATAGAGATGGCCTCGTTCGACAGCGACGAGGACACGGTGTTCGAAACGAAAAATCTGAGGCG atga
- the CIRBP gene encoding cold-inducible RNA-binding protein isoform X8 has product MRWAWRGAGIYKAPPRQPQRTPRWSFEVLSGHRTSRASVRMASDEGKLFVGGLSFDTNEQSLEQVFSKYGQISEVVVVKDRETQRSRGFGFVTFENIDDAKDAMMAMNGKSVDGRQIRVDQAGKSSENRSRGYRGGSSGGRGFFRGSRGRGRGFSRVSVAGGGDRGYGGSRFDSRSGGYNGSRDYYNSRSQGGYGDRSSGGSYRDSYDSYG; this is encoded by the exons ATGAggtgggcgtggcgcggcgcggGCATATATAAGGCGCCGCCCCGGCAGCCTCAGCGTACACCGCGCTGGAGCTTTGAAGTACTGAGTGGACACCGCACCTCCAGGGCATCG GTCAGAATGGCATCAGATGAGGGCAAGCTCTTTGTCGGCGGACTGAGTTTTGACACCAACGAGCAGTCGCTGGAACAAGTCTTCTCTAAATACGGACAGATCTCAGAAG TTGTGGTGGTGAAAGACAGAGAGACTCAGAGATCCAGAGGTTTTGGCTTTGTTACTTTCGAAAACATAGATGATGCTAAAGATGCAATGATGGCCATGAATGGAAAG TCTGTAGACGGACGTCAGATCAGAGTTGATCAGGCTGGAAAATCATCAGAGAACAGATCTCGCGGGTACAGAGGGGGCTCTTCTGGGGGCAGAGGCTTTTTCCGTGGCAGCAGAGGTCGGGGCCGTGGCTTCTCCAGAG TGTCTGTTGCAGGTGGTGGAGACAGAGGCTATGGCGGAAGCAGATTTGACTCCAGAAGTGGAGGATACAATGGCTCCAGAGACTACTATAATAGCAG GAGTCAAGGTGGCTATGGCGACAGGTCTTCAGGAGGGTCCTACAGAGACAGCTATGACAGTTACG GCTGA
- the CIRBP gene encoding cold-inducible RNA-binding protein isoform X7 — translation MRWAWRGAGIYKAPPRQPQRTPRWSFEVLSGHRTSRASVRMASDEGKLFVGGLSFDTNEQSLEQVFSKYGQISEVVVVKDRETQRSRGFGFVTFENIDDAKDAMMAMNGKSVDGRQIRVDQAGKSSENRSRGYRGGSSGGRGFFRGSRGRGRGFSRVSVAGGGDRGYGGSRFDSRSGGYNGSRDYYNSSRSQGGYGDRSSGGSYRDSYDSYG, via the exons ATGAggtgggcgtggcgcggcgcggGCATATATAAGGCGCCGCCCCGGCAGCCTCAGCGTACACCGCGCTGGAGCTTTGAAGTACTGAGTGGACACCGCACCTCCAGGGCATCG GTCAGAATGGCATCAGATGAGGGCAAGCTCTTTGTCGGCGGACTGAGTTTTGACACCAACGAGCAGTCGCTGGAACAAGTCTTCTCTAAATACGGACAGATCTCAGAAG TTGTGGTGGTGAAAGACAGAGAGACTCAGAGATCCAGAGGTTTTGGCTTTGTTACTTTCGAAAACATAGATGATGCTAAAGATGCAATGATGGCCATGAATGGAAAG TCTGTAGACGGACGTCAGATCAGAGTTGATCAGGCTGGAAAATCATCAGAGAACAGATCTCGCGGGTACAGAGGGGGCTCTTCTGGGGGCAGAGGCTTTTTCCGTGGCAGCAGAGGTCGGGGCCGTGGCTTCTCCAGAG TGTCTGTTGCAGGTGGTGGAGACAGAGGCTATGGCGGAAGCAGATTTGACTCCAGAAGTGGAGGATACAATGGCTCCAGAGACTACTATAATAGCAG CAGGAGTCAAGGTGGCTATGGCGACAGGTCTTCAGGAGGGTCCTACAGAGACAGCTATGACAGTTACG GCTGA
- the CIRBP gene encoding cold-inducible RNA-binding protein isoform X5: MRWAWRGAGIYKAPPRQPQRTPRWSFEVLSGHRTSRASVRMASDEGKLFVGGLSFDTNEQSLEQVFSKYGQISEVVVVKDRETQRSRGFGFVTFENIDDAKDAMMAMNGKSVDGRQIRVDQAGKSSENRSRGYRGGSSGGRGFFRGSRGRGRGFSRVSVAGGGDRGYGGSRFDSRSGGYNGSRDYYNSRSQGGYGDRSSGGSYRDSYDSYATHNE, from the exons ATGAggtgggcgtggcgcggcgcggGCATATATAAGGCGCCGCCCCGGCAGCCTCAGCGTACACCGCGCTGGAGCTTTGAAGTACTGAGTGGACACCGCACCTCCAGGGCATCG GTCAGAATGGCATCAGATGAGGGCAAGCTCTTTGTCGGCGGACTGAGTTTTGACACCAACGAGCAGTCGCTGGAACAAGTCTTCTCTAAATACGGACAGATCTCAGAAG TTGTGGTGGTGAAAGACAGAGAGACTCAGAGATCCAGAGGTTTTGGCTTTGTTACTTTCGAAAACATAGATGATGCTAAAGATGCAATGATGGCCATGAATGGAAAG TCTGTAGACGGACGTCAGATCAGAGTTGATCAGGCTGGAAAATCATCAGAGAACAGATCTCGCGGGTACAGAGGGGGCTCTTCTGGGGGCAGAGGCTTTTTCCGTGGCAGCAGAGGTCGGGGCCGTGGCTTCTCCAGAG TGTCTGTTGCAGGTGGTGGAGACAGAGGCTATGGCGGAAGCAGATTTGACTCCAGAAGTGGAGGATACAATGGCTCCAGAGACTACTATAATAGCAG GAGTCAAGGTGGCTATGGCGACAGGTCTTCAGGAGGGTCCTACAGAGACAGCTATGACAGTTACG CTACACACAACGAGTAA
- the CIRBP gene encoding cold-inducible RNA-binding protein isoform X3, which translates to MRWAWRGAGIYKAPPRQPQRTPRWSFEVLSGHRTSRASVRMASDEGKLFVGGLSFDTNEQSLEQVFSKYGQISEVVVVKDRETQRSRGFGFVTFENIDDAKDAMMAMNGKSVDGRQIRVDQAGKSSENRSRGYRGGSSGGRGFFRGSRGRGRGFSRVSVAGGGDRGYGGSRFDSRSGGYNGSRDYYNSSRSQGGYGDRSSGGSYRDSYDSYATHNE; encoded by the exons ATGAggtgggcgtggcgcggcgcggGCATATATAAGGCGCCGCCCCGGCAGCCTCAGCGTACACCGCGCTGGAGCTTTGAAGTACTGAGTGGACACCGCACCTCCAGGGCATCG GTCAGAATGGCATCAGATGAGGGCAAGCTCTTTGTCGGCGGACTGAGTTTTGACACCAACGAGCAGTCGCTGGAACAAGTCTTCTCTAAATACGGACAGATCTCAGAAG TTGTGGTGGTGAAAGACAGAGAGACTCAGAGATCCAGAGGTTTTGGCTTTGTTACTTTCGAAAACATAGATGATGCTAAAGATGCAATGATGGCCATGAATGGAAAG TCTGTAGACGGACGTCAGATCAGAGTTGATCAGGCTGGAAAATCATCAGAGAACAGATCTCGCGGGTACAGAGGGGGCTCTTCTGGGGGCAGAGGCTTTTTCCGTGGCAGCAGAGGTCGGGGCCGTGGCTTCTCCAGAG TGTCTGTTGCAGGTGGTGGAGACAGAGGCTATGGCGGAAGCAGATTTGACTCCAGAAGTGGAGGATACAATGGCTCCAGAGACTACTATAATAGCAG CAGGAGTCAAGGTGGCTATGGCGACAGGTCTTCAGGAGGGTCCTACAGAGACAGCTATGACAGTTACG CTACACACAACGAGTAA
- the CIRBP gene encoding cold-inducible RNA-binding protein isoform X2, protein MRWAWRGAGIYKAPPRQPQRTPRWSFEVLSGHRTSRASVRMASDEGKLFVGGLSFDTNEQSLEQVFSKYGQISEVVVVKDRETQRSRGFGFVTFENIDDAKDAMMAMNGKSVDGRQIRVDQAGKSSENRSRGYRGGSSGGRGFFRGSRGRGRGFSRVSVAGGGDRGYGGSRFDSRSGGYNGSRDYYNSRSQGGYGDRSSGGSYRDSYDSYGKSWFKRE, encoded by the exons ATGAggtgggcgtggcgcggcgcggGCATATATAAGGCGCCGCCCCGGCAGCCTCAGCGTACACCGCGCTGGAGCTTTGAAGTACTGAGTGGACACCGCACCTCCAGGGCATCG GTCAGAATGGCATCAGATGAGGGCAAGCTCTTTGTCGGCGGACTGAGTTTTGACACCAACGAGCAGTCGCTGGAACAAGTCTTCTCTAAATACGGACAGATCTCAGAAG TTGTGGTGGTGAAAGACAGAGAGACTCAGAGATCCAGAGGTTTTGGCTTTGTTACTTTCGAAAACATAGATGATGCTAAAGATGCAATGATGGCCATGAATGGAAAG TCTGTAGACGGACGTCAGATCAGAGTTGATCAGGCTGGAAAATCATCAGAGAACAGATCTCGCGGGTACAGAGGGGGCTCTTCTGGGGGCAGAGGCTTTTTCCGTGGCAGCAGAGGTCGGGGCCGTGGCTTCTCCAGAG TGTCTGTTGCAGGTGGTGGAGACAGAGGCTATGGCGGAAGCAGATTTGACTCCAGAAGTGGAGGATACAATGGCTCCAGAGACTACTATAATAGCAG GAGTCAAGGTGGCTATGGCGACAGGTCTTCAGGAGGGTCCTACAGAGACAGCTATGACAGTTACGGTAAGTCTTGGTTCAAACGGGAATGA
- the CIRBP gene encoding cold-inducible RNA-binding protein isoform X1: MRWAWRGAGIYKAPPRQPQRTPRWSFEVLSGHRTSRASVRMASDEGKLFVGGLSFDTNEQSLEQVFSKYGQISEVVVVKDRETQRSRGFGFVTFENIDDAKDAMMAMNGKSVDGRQIRVDQAGKSSENRSRGYRGGSSGGRGFFRGSRGRGRGFSRVSVAGGGDRGYGGSRFDSRSGGYNGSRDYYNSSRSQGGYGDRSSGGSYRDSYDSYGKSWFKRE; this comes from the exons ATGAggtgggcgtggcgcggcgcggGCATATATAAGGCGCCGCCCCGGCAGCCTCAGCGTACACCGCGCTGGAGCTTTGAAGTACTGAGTGGACACCGCACCTCCAGGGCATCG GTCAGAATGGCATCAGATGAGGGCAAGCTCTTTGTCGGCGGACTGAGTTTTGACACCAACGAGCAGTCGCTGGAACAAGTCTTCTCTAAATACGGACAGATCTCAGAAG TTGTGGTGGTGAAAGACAGAGAGACTCAGAGATCCAGAGGTTTTGGCTTTGTTACTTTCGAAAACATAGATGATGCTAAAGATGCAATGATGGCCATGAATGGAAAG TCTGTAGACGGACGTCAGATCAGAGTTGATCAGGCTGGAAAATCATCAGAGAACAGATCTCGCGGGTACAGAGGGGGCTCTTCTGGGGGCAGAGGCTTTTTCCGTGGCAGCAGAGGTCGGGGCCGTGGCTTCTCCAGAG TGTCTGTTGCAGGTGGTGGAGACAGAGGCTATGGCGGAAGCAGATTTGACTCCAGAAGTGGAGGATACAATGGCTCCAGAGACTACTATAATAGCAG CAGGAGTCAAGGTGGCTATGGCGACAGGTCTTCAGGAGGGTCCTACAGAGACAGCTATGACAGTTACGGTAAGTCTTGGTTCAAACGGGAATGA
- the CIRBP gene encoding cold-inducible RNA-binding protein isoform X6, translated as MRWAWRGAGIYKAPPRQPQRTPRWSFEVLSGHRTSRASVRMASDEGKLFVGGLSFDTNEQSLEQVFSKYGQISEVVVVKDRETQRSRGFGFVTFENIDDAKDAMMAMNGKSVDGRQIRVDQAGKSSENRSRGYRGGSSGGRGFFRGSRGRGRGFSRGGGDRGYGGSRFDSRSGGYNGSRDYYNSRSQGGYGDRSSGGSYRDSYDSYGKSWFKRE; from the exons ATGAggtgggcgtggcgcggcgcggGCATATATAAGGCGCCGCCCCGGCAGCCTCAGCGTACACCGCGCTGGAGCTTTGAAGTACTGAGTGGACACCGCACCTCCAGGGCATCG GTCAGAATGGCATCAGATGAGGGCAAGCTCTTTGTCGGCGGACTGAGTTTTGACACCAACGAGCAGTCGCTGGAACAAGTCTTCTCTAAATACGGACAGATCTCAGAAG TTGTGGTGGTGAAAGACAGAGAGACTCAGAGATCCAGAGGTTTTGGCTTTGTTACTTTCGAAAACATAGATGATGCTAAAGATGCAATGATGGCCATGAATGGAAAG TCTGTAGACGGACGTCAGATCAGAGTTGATCAGGCTGGAAAATCATCAGAGAACAGATCTCGCGGGTACAGAGGGGGCTCTTCTGGGGGCAGAGGCTTTTTCCGTGGCAGCAGAGGTCGGGGCCGTGGCTTCTCCAGAG GTGGTGGAGACAGAGGCTATGGCGGAAGCAGATTTGACTCCAGAAGTGGAGGATACAATGGCTCCAGAGACTACTATAATAGCAG GAGTCAAGGTGGCTATGGCGACAGGTCTTCAGGAGGGTCCTACAGAGACAGCTATGACAGTTACGGTAAGTCTTGGTTCAAACGGGAATGA
- the CIRBP gene encoding cold-inducible RNA-binding protein isoform X4, translating to MRWAWRGAGIYKAPPRQPQRTPRWSFEVLSGHRTSRASVRMASDEGKLFVGGLSFDTNEQSLEQVFSKYGQISEVVVVKDRETQRSRGFGFVTFENIDDAKDAMMAMNGKSVDGRQIRVDQAGKSSENRSRGYRGGSSGGRGFFRGSRGRGRGFSRGGGDRGYGGSRFDSRSGGYNGSRDYYNSSRSQGGYGDRSSGGSYRDSYDSYGKSWFKRE from the exons ATGAggtgggcgtggcgcggcgcggGCATATATAAGGCGCCGCCCCGGCAGCCTCAGCGTACACCGCGCTGGAGCTTTGAAGTACTGAGTGGACACCGCACCTCCAGGGCATCG GTCAGAATGGCATCAGATGAGGGCAAGCTCTTTGTCGGCGGACTGAGTTTTGACACCAACGAGCAGTCGCTGGAACAAGTCTTCTCTAAATACGGACAGATCTCAGAAG TTGTGGTGGTGAAAGACAGAGAGACTCAGAGATCCAGAGGTTTTGGCTTTGTTACTTTCGAAAACATAGATGATGCTAAAGATGCAATGATGGCCATGAATGGAAAG TCTGTAGACGGACGTCAGATCAGAGTTGATCAGGCTGGAAAATCATCAGAGAACAGATCTCGCGGGTACAGAGGGGGCTCTTCTGGGGGCAGAGGCTTTTTCCGTGGCAGCAGAGGTCGGGGCCGTGGCTTCTCCAGAG GTGGTGGAGACAGAGGCTATGGCGGAAGCAGATTTGACTCCAGAAGTGGAGGATACAATGGCTCCAGAGACTACTATAATAGCAG CAGGAGTCAAGGTGGCTATGGCGACAGGTCTTCAGGAGGGTCCTACAGAGACAGCTATGACAGTTACGGTAAGTCTTGGTTCAAACGGGAATGA